The Bacteroidota bacterium sequence ATAATAATCAAGGGCACTCCAGGAAATTCCGGGCCAGGGATCATTCCATTGCCAGAATAATGTTCCCATACATTTCGGCTTTGCTCTGCGATGCGCTTCAATCGCAGTTTGCAGACCATCCGCCTGTAACAACTGGGAGTAATACCGATATTGATTTGCATTCATTGGCTCGGGATAATCCCGTTTCATGTATTCAGAAATTGTCTCAAAACCGGTCGGATGTTTCTGATGTGATTTCAGCACAGGATCAGACGTTTTCCAATTGGCTTCTGTGCCAAATGATTCAATGGTTGAAGTTGATGGTAATCCCTGGAAACCATATTCAGACATAAATCGTCCAACTTTATTTTCGTAATTACTAAAGGGTTCCATTCCCCACCACACACCCCAGTAATGTGAATCTCCTTGCTGTAAACTTTCTTTATGCCCCCAGCCTATTGAAGGAGAGGATGGCCAATAAAATCTTGCAGGGTCTTCCTGCTTTAACACTGAAGGAATCACATCCGCAAACAATTTATTGTAATCGTTCCAGATCTTTAAAGAATCAACTGATGAATATTTGTATTGCTTTTGCCAACCCCAGTTTTTCCAGCCTTCATCCGCTTCATTATTACCGCACCACAATGCAATACTTGCATGATGCCGAAGCCGGCGAACATTATCTGTTATCTCCTCACGAACAGAAGAAATAAATGCTGAATCGCCGGGTAACATAGAACAGGCAAACATAAAATCCTGCCAGACCAGGATTCCTTTTTCATCACAACGTTTGTAAAATGCATCGTCAGGATAGATGCCTCCGCCCCAAACGCGCAGCATATTCATATTGCATGTTGCCGCATCATCCACCAGACTGTCAATTGTGCCTTGACGAATATTTCCCGGAAACATATCCATAGGAACTACGTTTGCTCCTTTTGCAAACACTGGAACTCCATTCAATTTAAAATAGAAGCTCTTTCCAATGCTGTCTTTCTCCTGTACAAGTTCAAGAGTACGTAAACCATATGAAAATTCTTTCCTGTCAAAATTCCCTTTGAAATCAGCGCCCTCAAAATAAAACGTATAAAGAAAAGGTTCGCCATATCCATTGCACCACCATTTTTTTGGTCCAAAAATCTGATAATCGTATGAAATGGTATTCATTCCCTTTTTCAAATCTTCGTTCCTGCCAAGACGCTGTCCATTTCCTTTGTTGATCATTTTTAAATTAAAAAAACCGGTATCATTCGCGAGCACATCGACTTCCATCCGCAAAGTGGCGCGTTTGTCTGTCAGTTCTTTCAGCTGAATTCGAACATCCTGAAAAGTGAAGTGATTCCAAAAATGCAGTTCAATTGGTTTCCAGATACCACATCCCAACAGTCGTGGCGCGAAATCCCATCCAAATTGATAAGCAGCTTTTCTGGTAAACACACGATCTTCTCCGGGAAGAGTATATGAAATTTCTGCAGCCGCTTCAGATGCTTTTTTCAAAGCGGAATAAAAAACGACACGCAGTGAATTCGCCCCCGGTTTAATCAGTTTCTGACAATTGACTTTCCAAGTGCGGAACATATTATCCGCCTGAAGGATATTTATATCATTCAAAAAAACATCAGCGTATGTATCCAGACCTGAAAGTTCCAATTCCACCTCCTGGCTTTTAGCCAATTCGTCGGATAAGATAAAGGAACTCTGGTATTCCCACTCTGCACTATCGACCCATTGAAGGTGGTCAGCATTGTCTTTCAAATATGGATCCGCTATCAGCTTGTTGGACAACAAATCAGTATACACACTGCCGGGCACTGTAGCCGGATGCCAGTTGGCATCACCAACTTTCCGGAATTTCCAATCGGAATTTAACTTTACGATTTCCGCACCATTGGTTATTTGCAGGAGAGAAACCGACAAGCAAAATAAAACGAGAAATCTTTTCATCATTGTCACGTACCTTTTTCTGAATTGAATACTATTTTTTTTAATCTGCGAATATCCTCCGGATCAGGAATTGGATTGGATACATTCGAATCTCTATTTCCATGACCTGTAAGATTATTCAACGAAAATCCCTTATGAGAAGACCCAAAATTAAGACAAGAAGAATGTATTTCCGATGATCCCGTAAAACGAATAATCTCTGAAACATTTTCCTCTCTGACTCCACCTCCCGGCATAACAACTAATTTATTCTTGCTGAATAAGATAAGCTCGCGAATTCTTTCTTTTCCCAACAAGGCATTTGAAGCCTGGCCGGAAGTTAACAATCGGTCACATCCACAGGAAATAACATCTTCTAAAATCTCAGGGTAATTTGCTGCAACATCAAAAGCACGATGAAAAGTGACTGACATTGGTTTGGCAAGAGAAACCAATTCGCGTGTTTTGTCAGTATCAATTTTCCCATCCGGTAATAAACACCCCAGAACAACACCTTCAACTCCGATGTCTTTGCAGAAAAGAACAGAATCCTTCATGAGCAACAACTCTTCTGCGGAATAAACAAAATCACCCGATCTTGGTCGAATCAATACATGCAGAGGCAGTGGTGAATTTTTTTTTGCTAATCGGATAAAATCAAATGATGGGGTTACACCACCTGTCTCCAGTTTCTCGCATAGTTCAATCCTGTCGGCACCGCCTTGTATTGCCGCATGCACGGATTCGATGTTTGTGCAAACTATTTCCAGGAGCATTTTACAAATTGAAAATCAGTAGTGGCTTTTAGCATCAATCAGTATATTCGAAACTGAATTGGAATACACAGCATAATTAAATCCTGTTTGGAGACAGTAAGAGCCGTATTCGCCGTGCTTATTCAATGCCAAAAATCCAACCTGAATTTCTTTTGATTTTTTTGGTTGATTTTTAACAATACGTTCAACAGCGATGCGGCAGGCTTCTTCAGGATTTTTTCCCTGACGCATCAACTCAACCACTAAGTGTGAACCACAAATGCGGATGACTTCTTCACCTACTCCGGTTGAAGTGGCTGCTCCAACTTCATTATCTACAAATAATCCGGCACCAATAATCGGGGAATCTCCTACCCTTCCATGGAGCTTATAAGCCATACCACTGGTGGTACAGGCACCGGATAAATTTCCCTGCTGATCCATAGCGATCATTCCAATAGTATCGTGATTTTCCCAATTAACAACAGGTTTATACTGCGATGTTTTTAACCACTCCTTCCAGGCAGCTTCTGATTCGGGGGTAAGCAGGTTTTCTTTTTTGAATCCCTGGTCAAGCGCGAATTTCAAAGCGCCTTCTCCAACCAGCATCACATGAGGAGTTTTTTCCATCACCATTCTTGCAACAGAAATCGGATGCATGATATGTTCCAGAAAAGCGACAGAACCACAACCCGCATTTTCATCCATGATGCATGCATCCAGAGTAACACGACCATCGCGATCAGGAAGTCCTCCATAGCCAACAGATGTAACTTTCGGATCAGCTTCCGGTATTCTCACACCCGCTTCCACCGCATCCAGTGCCCGTCCACCCTTTGAAAGAATTTCCCATGCAGATGCGTTTGCAGGAATACCATGCGACCAGGTGGAAAGCACAATAGCTCCTGAAGAGGTCACAGGTTTTTTCTCTGCAAATAATTTGGGGAGGTTTAGAAAAACCAGGGAACCAAGACCGGAGATTTTTATAAAATCTCTTCTGCTTTTCGTAGCCATGTATCTAGTGTTATTCAATCATGATTTCATCACAAAATAGCCAGGCAGGATTTCCTTCTCCGGCTTTACCGTTTGGAATTGTTCCGCTATTTTCCGCGATGACTTTTACAAATTTCGCTGTTGTTCTCCCGAGATTTAGTGTGATGAGTCTTTGTCCGGGTTTAATTTCAGAGGAAGAAATTTTCTTCAAGGACTTAAAAATTACACCATCATCACTTACCAATACTTCTACTGATGTCGGTAAATAGATCCAGCTTGCCTCATCCTGAAGAACATCGACACTTACTTTTGTAAAAGTAACTGGACGACTAAGGTCAATAGTAGCATCCAGGTTTTTTCCACTCCAGCCCAGCCAGTCTGAACCATTCCAGGGTAAATTTCCGGTAACACCATTCAACAATGAGAATCCGCCCCCACGACAATATTCTTCATGAGGTACATCTTTTAAAATGATCTCTTTTCCTGTTGCAAAATTGAGTTTGAACACCTGAGAAAAGTCACGGCCACGCTTGAACTGTCCATCGAAAACCGCAGCTTTGATATTTGCAGATTGTCCCAATGGAATTCTTCCATTGTAAACAGGTGATTGCAATTTAGGTTCAGAGCCGTCATCCGTATAATGAATCACTCCTCCTTCGTACTCGGTATTCAGTTCGAGTGCGACTCCTTCTGATCCGCTGTTTGGATACACAAAATAATTAACATCAAACACCGCTTTGGAATAATTCACCTTCAGAAAATCGAGCATTTTAAAATGACCTACGAGCCGGTGGGTAAAACTCTTGTAATTCTTTTGTTCTGAGGGTGACCATAAAACTTCCGAGAGCGCTGCCATCCGTGGCATGACCATGTATTCTACCTGTGAGAAATCAGGTATATATTCTGTCCAGAGATTTCCCTGCGCACCTAATATATGTTTGCGTTCTTCTGCATTGAGTACATCCGGACAAGGTTCAAACTGATATACACGATCCAAAGGAAGATAACCTCCGATCGCGAGCGGTTCTTTTGCATCTCTGGACTGATAATAATCAAAGTAGCAGGAGCCTGTCGGAGTCATCACTACATCGTGATTTTGTTTCGCGGCCTCTATTCCTCCACTGTATCCTCTCCATGACATTACAGTAGCTTCAGGTGGAAGGCCACCTTCCAGAATCTCATCCCAGCCTATCATTTTCTTCCCTTTTGATTGAAGATATTTTTCGATTCGGCGGACAAAATAACTTTGCAATTCATGCTCATTCTTTAAGCCCTCCTTTGCCATCAACTGTTGGCAATGCGAGCATTGTTTCCAGCGATCTTTCGGACATTCATCTCCACCAACATGAATATATTTTCCGGGAAACAAATCAGAGACTTCACTTAACACATTTTCCAGAAAAGTAAACGTCTCTTCTTTGGGACAATATACATCCTGAAAAACGCCCCAGGTTTTTCCTACTTCAAATGGCCCTCCCGTGCAGGAAAGTTCGGGATAAGCTGCAAGCGCCGCAAGAGCATGTCCTGGCATTTCAATTTCAGGAACTATGTTCACATGTCGTTGCTTCGCATAGGCTACGATCTCACGAATTTCATTTTGTGTATAATAACCACCGTAGCGAATGGTGTCATAACGTTCAGGAATTTCTCCGTAATGACCGATTAGTGTTCCTTTGCGATACGCGCTGATTTCCTGAAGCTTTGGATATTTTTTTATCTCAATGCGCCAGCCCTGATCATCGGTAAGGTGCCAGTGAAAAGTATTCATCTTGTACATTGCAAGATGATCAATATATTTTTTTACAAACTCCTTTGAAAAAAAATGTCTGCATACATCAAGATGCATTCCTCTCCAGGCAAAGCGTGGATAATCTTCAATTTTAGCTGTAGGAATTTTAATTGTCGGTGTTTTACCGGCAGGTAATAATTGTATCAAGGTCTGGATACCGTAAAATACACCTGCTCCGGAACCGCCGTGTAAAGAAATTTTCTCAACACCAATATCCATGTGGTAAGCATCCGGAGTAAGTTTAGCATCCGTTGAATCCCGAAAAAAATTCAGTGCCTTTTTACGCTCTTTTATCGAAGTAGAAATTTCCAAACGGAAACCGTAATGATCAAAGAGATATGCATTAAAGAGAGCTGCATCCTTTCTGGAATTCTCATCGTTAACAACAATCTGCGTTTCCGGCAAGAGCTGAAAACTGCCGAAGCCAGGTAAAAAAGATACCGGTTTTGGAATCAGCGGGAATTTATCAAGATTATCTTGCGCCTGCGAAGACAGGTTCATGACGACTAGTATCAAGATTGTTAATTTCCAATTAAAGCGAATGATCATGTGTGATTTCAAACTAATTTTTTATCCAACTCCTTCCATGCAAGAGAAGCCGCGCCGAGGATGGCAGCATCATTTTCAGGCAAAGAAGATGGAAGAATTTTTATTTTGTTCTTATAGATATTCAGAAGATTCTTTTCGAAACTCAAAATTGTCGGATTAAAGAGAAGTTCTCCCGATTGCGCTAGCCCACCAAACAGAAATATTGCTTCCGGGCTTGTGTATGCGACACTATTTGCCAGCGCAAAACCAAGTAATTCTCCGGTATAATTGAATGCATAAAAGGCAGCTTCTTCTCCTGCCAAAGCCTTATCATAAATTGTTTTTGCATTGATCTTATGAAAATCAATGTTGTTGTACATAGCCGGATCATCATTTTTCAAAATCTCCAGATAGGTTTTAACAATTCCTGTTGCACTGCAATATTGTTCAAGGCAGCCTCTTCGCCCGCATCCGCACAACCGACCATGCTGGATGATGAGGGTATGACCTATTTCCCCTGCGAAACCATCATGGCCGTAAACCAATTCTCCATTCACAACAATACCACTCCCGAGTCCGGTACCCAGTGTGATGAATAAAAAATCCTTCATTCCTTTAGCTCCACCGAAGTACATTTCACCAAGGCTGGCGGCATTGGCATCGTTGGTAAGCACAGAAGGAACCTGAAGTTGATCGTGGAAATATTTGGCAAGAGGAATCACACCATACCATTTCAGATTGGGCGCGAATTCAATGGTGCCTTTGAAATAATTTCCATTCGGGGCTCCAATTCCAACTCCAACAATTTTTGCATCAAAATCAAAAGAGGCCAACTGTTTTTCTGCCTGTTTGCAGACAGCTTTTACAAGATCTTCGGCTTGTGGAAAATCGCTTGTAGCTATTACATTTTTCGGATAAATGTGTCCTTGCCGGTCCACAAATCCAAACGATGTGTTCGTACCTCCAATATCTATACCCAGCGCTAGTGTTTGCATAGAAATATCCGGAATCCGGCGATGCTTGATTCTGTTTTCTGAAAGCCAAAGTAAATGAAACTATTGAACGGAAATACTATTCCTTCCGAAGAAATCAGTTTCCAATCAGGTTTTTATTATCAAAAAAGCAATTTAATACAGAACTCTCAAATTCACCTGAATCATAATTTTTTAGAGAATTCCAATAAGGTTTGGAGTTTTGCTCGAAATAATCACATCATTCTCATTTTCAGTGATATATGCTTGATCTTCTCCGTTTGATTCGGCAACATTTGAATGATAATTAGTATTCATCCTAAAAACCATTATCTATGAATTTCATTCATAAAATTGAAACATGGGGTGATTTCCATCAGTCAAAATGGTTCGCATTACTCAGATTGAGTCTGGGATTGATCATTTTTTTCAAAGGGATTGTATTCATTCGCGACACTGGGGCGATTATTGGAATGATTGCAAACAGCGCTGGTTCTATTTACGCTGTTATGCTCGCTCAATATGTGGCGCTGGTTCCTTTCATGGGCGGCTTTTTAATTTCCATCGGATTGATCACCAGAGTTGCGGTTTTGTTCCAACTACCGGTGTTGATGAGTTTATGCGGACGCATGAACACACGTGAGGGATTTTGGATTTTGGATTGTAGATTTTAGATTGATGATTGTAGATTTATAAAATGGTTTGTGAGTCGACAATATTCTTCATTTGTTAAGGCTAAATAATCTAAAATCAGCAATCTAAAATCTACAATCCAAAATCTTAAATAAAAAAAAACGGGAACCTCGAAAAGGTTCCCGTGGCAGACGGTAGTTATTTTTCGTTACTGGATCTTTCTCACGTTAACTGCATTCTGGCCTTTTTTGCCATCAATAACTTCAAACTCTACTGAATCGTTCTCACGAACTTTTTCGATGAGACCGCTGTGGTG is a genomic window containing:
- a CDS encoding glycoside hydrolase family 2 protein, with the translated sequence MKRFLVLFCLSVSLLQITNGAEIVKLNSDWKFRKVGDANWHPATVPGSVYTDLLSNKLIADPYLKDNADHLQWVDSAEWEYQSSFILSDELAKSQEVELELSGLDTYADVFLNDINILQADNMFRTWKVNCQKLIKPGANSLRVVFYSALKKASEAAAEISYTLPGEDRVFTRKAAYQFGWDFAPRLLGCGIWKPIELHFWNHFTFQDVRIQLKELTDKRATLRMEVDVLANDTGFFNLKMINKGNGQRLGRNEDLKKGMNTISYDYQIFGPKKWWCNGYGEPFLYTFYFEGADFKGNFDRKEFSYGLRTLELVQEKDSIGKSFYFKLNGVPVFAKGANVVPMDMFPGNIRQGTIDSLVDDAATCNMNMLRVWGGGIYPDDAFYKRCDEKGILVWQDFMFACSMLPGDSAFISSVREEITDNVRRLRHHASIALWCGNNEADEGWKNWGWQKQYKYSSVDSLKIWNDYNKLFADVIPSVLKQEDPARFYWPSSPSIGWGHKESLQQGDSHYWGVWWGMEPFSNYENKVGRFMSEYGFQGLPSTSTIESFGTEANWKTSDPVLKSHQKHPTGFETISEYMKRDYPEPMNANQYRYYSQLLQADGLQTAIEAHRRAKPKCMGTLFWQWNDPWPGISWSALDYYGNWKASAYVVKDRFKNVIVSPVIEGSNLNTYIVSDSINDLSCILVLKLFSFDGKERWLHQQKLSLKAGSSTLSFSIDTGFTKQKIDPAKGYLLASVVSNGVTLDQRVFYFRKPKDLILPKAKPEFSLDSSGTFLSIRSKVLIKNLSLRANGNDQFELNYFDILPNAESRIQIPAGITGKEMKLEAEFLNDKKGMDNFEILRAK
- a CDS encoding copper homeostasis protein CutC, which translates into the protein MLLEIVCTNIESVHAAIQGGADRIELCEKLETGGVTPSFDFIRLAKKNSPLPLHVLIRPRSGDFVYSAEELLLMKDSVLFCKDIGVEGVVLGCLLPDGKIDTDKTRELVSLAKPMSVTFHRAFDVAANYPEILEDVISCGCDRLLTSGQASNALLGKERIRELILFSKNKLVVMPGGGVREENVSEIIRFTGSSEIHSSCLNFGSSHKGFSLNNLTGHGNRDSNVSNPIPDPEDIRRLKKIVFNSEKGT
- a CDS encoding N(4)-(beta-N-acetylglucosaminyl)-L-asparaginase — encoded protein: MATKSRRDFIKISGLGSLVFLNLPKLFAEKKPVTSSGAIVLSTWSHGIPANASAWEILSKGGRALDAVEAGVRIPEADPKVTSVGYGGLPDRDGRVTLDACIMDENAGCGSVAFLEHIMHPISVARMVMEKTPHVMLVGEGALKFALDQGFKKENLLTPESEAAWKEWLKTSQYKPVVNWENHDTIGMIAMDQQGNLSGACTTSGMAYKLHGRVGDSPIIGAGLFVDNEVGAATSTGVGEEVIRICGSHLVVELMRQGKNPEEACRIAVERIVKNQPKKSKEIQVGFLALNKHGEYGSYCLQTGFNYAVYSNSVSNILIDAKSHY
- a CDS encoding family 20 glycosylhydrolase — its product is MSSQAQDNLDKFPLIPKPVSFLPGFGSFQLLPETQIVVNDENSRKDAALFNAYLFDHYGFRLEISTSIKERKKALNFFRDSTDAKLTPDAYHMDIGVEKISLHGGSGAGVFYGIQTLIQLLPAGKTPTIKIPTAKIEDYPRFAWRGMHLDVCRHFFSKEFVKKYIDHLAMYKMNTFHWHLTDDQGWRIEIKKYPKLQEISAYRKGTLIGHYGEIPERYDTIRYGGYYTQNEIREIVAYAKQRHVNIVPEIEMPGHALAALAAYPELSCTGGPFEVGKTWGVFQDVYCPKEETFTFLENVLSEVSDLFPGKYIHVGGDECPKDRWKQCSHCQQLMAKEGLKNEHELQSYFVRRIEKYLQSKGKKMIGWDEILEGGLPPEATVMSWRGYSGGIEAAKQNHDVVMTPTGSCYFDYYQSRDAKEPLAIGGYLPLDRVYQFEPCPDVLNAEERKHILGAQGNLWTEYIPDFSQVEYMVMPRMAALSEVLWSPSEQKNYKSFTHRLVGHFKMLDFLKVNYSKAVFDVNYFVYPNSGSEGVALELNTEYEGGVIHYTDDGSEPKLQSPVYNGRIPLGQSANIKAAVFDGQFKRGRDFSQVFKLNFATGKEIILKDVPHEEYCRGGGFSLLNGVTGNLPWNGSDWLGWSGKNLDATIDLSRPVTFTKVSVDVLQDEASWIYLPTSVEVLVSDDGVIFKSLKKISSSEIKPGQRLITLNLGRTTAKFVKVIAENSGTIPNGKAGEGNPAWLFCDEIMIE
- a CDS encoding ROK family protein produces the protein MQTLALGIDIGGTNTSFGFVDRQGHIYPKNVIATSDFPQAEDLVKAVCKQAEKQLASFDFDAKIVGVGIGAPNGNYFKGTIEFAPNLKWYGVIPLAKYFHDQLQVPSVLTNDANAASLGEMYFGGAKGMKDFLFITLGTGLGSGIVVNGELVYGHDGFAGEIGHTLIIQHGRLCGCGRRGCLEQYCSATGIVKTYLEILKNDDPAMYNNIDFHKINAKTIYDKALAGEEAAFYAFNYTGELLGFALANSVAYTSPEAIFLFGGLAQSGELLFNPTILSFEKNLLNIYKNKIKILPSSLPENDAAILGAASLAWKELDKKLV
- a CDS encoding DoxX family protein; this encodes MNFIHKIETWGDFHQSKWFALLRLSLGLIIFFKGIVFIRDTGAIIGMIANSAGSIYAVMLAQYVALVPFMGGFLISIGLITRVAVLFQLPVLMSLCGRMNTREGFWILDCRF
- a CDS encoding cold shock domain-containing protein; the encoded protein is MKTGKVKFFNESKGYGFIVADDNAAEVFVHHSGLIEKVRENDSVEFEVIDGKKGQNAVNVRKIQ